One segment of Ignavibacteriales bacterium DNA contains the following:
- a CDS encoding S41 family peptidase — MKSRRIILISALTIIVLFTFGFVVSKSDIYFEISKNLELFGKVYKEISFNYVDEVDPQEFMRAGIKGMLSKLDPYTVFIDEKNQEDIDLLTNGKYGGVGISIGVRNDKVTILEVIDGYSAQNQGIRIGDVVESVGDTKVTPEKLDDISSLVKGEPGTAVQLKILRAGEKDTLIFNLVREEVIVKNLLFADFYPENSNNVYLKLSNFSRSAGDEVRSALKQLKDKKEINSIVLDLRGNPGGLLDVAVDICDKFLKKDLLIVSTRGKDPNSEKKYFALEEPLVGNEKLIILVNGNSASASEIVAGAIQDHDRGVILGTQSFGKGLVQTITPLSFNTSLKVTTAKYYTPSGRCIQKIDYSKDNQVIPDPDSLKKDEFATDNQRVVYSAGGITPDTTVVNSIESDLLKDLLAKGTLFSFADKYYYENKNLDFRKLNDEKVVSDFKKYLLDSDYKYESDVEKKINEIVKHLDENHNTKNLNKTLEKLNSEIKTLFEDDFADSKTEILEALRIELAQRYSGNQSGIKERLKFDKQFKTALALFKDNENYSKLLSNGKSN, encoded by the coding sequence ATGAAGTCACGAAGAATAATATTAATATCAGCGCTAACAATTATAGTGCTATTTACTTTTGGATTTGTTGTAAGTAAAAGTGACATCTACTTTGAGATAAGTAAAAATCTTGAACTTTTTGGTAAAGTTTATAAAGAAATTTCTTTTAATTATGTGGATGAAGTTGATCCTCAAGAATTTATGCGCGCTGGTATTAAGGGTATGTTAAGTAAGCTTGATCCTTACACAGTTTTTATCGATGAAAAAAATCAAGAAGATATTGACCTGCTTACTAATGGAAAATACGGTGGAGTAGGAATATCAATTGGTGTTAGGAATGATAAAGTTACAATACTTGAGGTGATAGATGGTTACTCAGCACAAAATCAGGGAATAAGAATTGGTGATGTTGTCGAATCTGTTGGAGATACAAAAGTTACGCCTGAAAAATTAGATGATATTTCTTCACTCGTTAAAGGTGAACCTGGAACGGCTGTTCAATTAAAAATATTGAGAGCCGGAGAAAAAGACACTTTAATTTTTAATCTTGTTCGTGAAGAAGTAATTGTTAAAAATCTTCTCTTTGCAGATTTCTATCCTGAAAATTCCAACAATGTTTATCTTAAATTATCAAACTTTAGTCGTTCCGCGGGTGATGAAGTAAGAAGTGCATTAAAACAATTGAAAGATAAAAAAGAAATTAATTCAATCGTTTTGGATCTTAGAGGAAATCCTGGTGGATTATTAGATGTTGCGGTTGATATTTGTGACAAATTTTTAAAGAAAGATTTGCTCATCGTATCAACACGTGGAAAAGATCCAAATAGTGAAAAAAAATATTTTGCATTAGAAGAACCGCTCGTTGGTAATGAAAAACTTATTATTTTAGTTAATGGTAACAGTGCATCAGCCTCAGAAATTGTTGCTGGGGCAATACAAGATCATGATAGAGGCGTCATACTTGGGACTCAATCTTTTGGTAAAGGATTAGTACAAACCATAACTCCACTAAGTTTTAATACTTCTTTAAAGGTAACTACTGCAAAATATTACACCCCAAGCGGTAGATGTATTCAGAAGATTGATTATTCGAAAGATAATCAAGTTATTCCTGACCCAGATTCATTAAAAAAAGATGAGTTTGCAACTGATAACCAAAGAGTTGTTTACAGTGCGGGTGGAATTACACCAGACACAACAGTGGTTAACTCAATTGAAAGCGATCTATTGAAAGATCTTTTGGCTAAAGGTACTTTGTTTAGCTTTGCAGATAAATATTATTACGAAAATAAAAATTTAGATTTTAGAAAATTAAATGATGAGAAAGTTGTCTCTGATTTTAAGAAGTATCTTTTAGATTCTGATTACAAATATGAATCTGATGTTGAAAAAAAGATAAATGAAATTGTTAAACACTTGGATGAAAATCATAACACGAAAAATTTAAACAAGACACTTGAAAAATTAAATTCTGAAATAAAAACATTGTTTGAAGATGATTTTGCTGATAGTAAAACGGAAATTTTAGAAGCTCTTAGAATTGAACTTGCTCAAAGGTACTCAGGAAATCAGAGTGGAATAAAAGAAAGATTAAAGTTTGATAAGCAATTCAAGACTGCTCTTGCATTATTTAAAGACAATGAGAATTATTCCAAATTGTTAAGTAATGGAAAATCCAATTAA
- a CDS encoding cytochrome c3 family protein, translating to MKKSFLDYIFRNRLPVTLFVVVASFTLTYYISRAERDGIGYTPEQPIAYSHKLHAGDMKIDCKYCHVGVEKSRHAMVPAVATCMNCHTVARKDKPEIIKLTEYYRDGKPLRWKRIHKVPDYAYFNHSVHVNKGIDCTACHGEITQMEKVGQMNSFTMGSCLNCHRNAHDKLPELKDKIKPGPEYCSACHR from the coding sequence ATGAAAAAATCTTTTCTGGATTATATTTTTAGAAACAGATTACCTGTTACCTTGTTCGTAGTTGTTGCTTCATTTACACTTACGTATTATATCTCTAGAGCTGAAAGAGATGGAATCGGGTATACGCCAGAGCAACCGATTGCATATTCGCATAAACTACATGCCGGCGATATGAAAATTGATTGTAAGTACTGCCATGTCGGTGTTGAAAAATCAAGACACGCAATGGTTCCTGCTGTTGCGACTTGTATGAACTGCCACACCGTTGCGCGTAAAGATAAACCTGAAATTATTAAACTCACAGAGTATTATCGCGATGGCAAACCTTTGAGATGGAAGAGAATCCACAAAGTGCCTGATTATGCATACTTCAACCATTCCGTTCACGTAAATAAGGGGATTGATTGTACAGCCTGTCATGGTGAAATTACTCAAATGGAAAAAGTTGGGCAAATGAACTCATTTACTATGGGTAGCTGTTTAAATTGTCACAGAAATGCACACGATAAATTACCTGAGTTAAAAGACAAAATAAAACCTGGTCCGGAATATTGTTCCGCTTGTCATAGATAA